In Euphorbia lathyris chromosome 2, ddEupLath1.1, whole genome shotgun sequence, the sequence CTATGTTGTGAAGTTTGGAGTGTGGATATACTATAGATGTAATAATGACCATCGATTTGAGCAAAGATTGGTTTTATCCCATTTTTTCTTATTGAATCATAAAGGCATTGCTGGAAGATAAGAATGAGCAAGTTAAAGTCATCTACACATCTGATCACTATGCACTAATGGATGACACCCTCTACCGAAGGTCTTTTAGCCACCACTGGCTCAAATGCGTAGGCTTCACAAATGTGGAATATATACTCAAAGAAATCCATAAATGTGATTGTGGCAACCACGAGGGTAAAGACACTATAGTTAGGAAAAAGCTCCAACAAGGCTTTTTATTGGCCCAAAATGACCGTAAATGCAGCCAAATTTGTCAACAGTTACAAACCATGTCAGGCATACCTGCCTCACATTAAAACCCCCGCTGCAGCAAGAGAAGTCCTCAACCCATCTTGATCATTCGCAACATGATGTATCAACATAGTGCGGCCATTTCTAGAAGTAATATGCTAAAGAAAATATTGTGTCGTAGttgtggatcatttcaccaaatgggtagaagatGAAGCCCTATCTATAGTAACATCCAACCGGATCATAGACTACATGGAACGCTCCATATTTAGCATATATGGAATCCACATACCATAATAACAGGCATCGACAAACAGTTTGATTATCAAGCATTTACAATCCACTGCGGGAAATTGCACATCAAGCTTCGGTTTACACTAGTCTCCCACTCTCAAACCAATTGGATGATTGAGGTTACAAATTGAACTATTATGCATGGGCTAAAGACAAGATTAGAATCGCGAGGAACATCTTGAGTGGAAGAGTTGCACAACAACTGATAGGCAGCCAAACAACTCCCAAAATTGTTACAAGAGAAAGAAATACAGTTCAGAAGCTTTTGTTCCAGTGGAGATAAAAGCTTCCAGTCCAAGATTGGTTTTTACTCTGAAGTATATAATAAGGGAAACTTACGAGAAAAACTAGAAATGCATATATCTGGCTCCGAGTAACACGTTAATGACGGCCTCTAAAAAGGAGGTGAAGATTTTGTTGGATATTACATTTTGCTGGTTGAAAatgttttttatataatttatatgaaaatgaataaattgttgactattaattatttttatgttcacaattaactgtctcgttaataaaaaaaaaaaaaaaattaatacacgTGATTGCAAAATATGACAAATTAAAATATCAGAAGCTGAATgcgtaaaaaataaaaagaatgagGCACTTTAAATTACATAGTTATAAGCAGTAAAGCACCGTAAATGAAGCATCCTCTCCTATGAGGAAATAAATAGCGGTTCACCTTCCAGTTTAATAGGCAAGAAAAATGGGAAGAAATCTTCATATGTGCTTCACCAAGATCAAAGAATCCGAATCCCCAAATTCTCCAATtgataatttcaaaaattacaaCTCTCTTTATGACTACACCTTCGATTCAACTTCcaaatctcctcctcctcctcgtcgattatcttcttcctcctccgaaCCTGACTTCGCCACCGTTTTTGCCTCCCAAcgcttcttcttctcctccccGGGCCGTTCTAATTCCATCGTCGAATCTACTGAAGAATCATCTGACTCGCCGGTCAGCCAAAAATGTAAAGCGCCCATTTCCGACTTATCCGATCGATCTATTACTTCAGAATCATGGCGTTCTCCGAAAGTTAAAGACAGTGTAGCAGTCCCTACATACTCGCCGGACCCGTACTTGGACTTCCGGCAATCAATGGAGGAGATGGTGGAGGCGCGCGGATTGATGGATGTGAAGGGCAATTGGGAGAATTTACATGAGCTTTTGTTGTGCTATCTTGCGCTGAATCCAAAGAGTACGCATAAGTTTATAGTTCGTGCATTCGCTGATCTTCTTGTTAGTCTATTGGCGTCGCCGCTGTCGCCTCCGTCGCCTATGGAGGAGTAAGACAATGCATGTAAGTAACTAAGTTGGTTGAAACATGTAACGTGGGTTTGTCGGAAAATGATTAGATAATATTTGATTTGGCAACATTTATAAGTGGCGAAACTAAAAGGCCCTTCTCTTTTTgtctcatcttcttccttctttctcATATCATTAATTAAAAGAGTTTTCTCATGTTTCTGCtgaattgtattttattttgcttAGACATCAAAGTTGAAATCAAAATGTCTCTTTTTCTTATGAACTCGTTTTTACAAAATAACATGAATGAAAACCAAATCTAAccttttgaaaattttctatgATGAAATAGATCGGTTTTGTTCACTAAAATAATGTCACATCATCTCAATGGTTGATGTGGTGTTATTTATGTAGAGGGACGGTGCTTGTCCCATCAACATTAGAATTTCTCACAATACTCGTCagtaatgattttttttattattttaatttatgagaTTAATCTGTTTATGATAGAGATTATAATGGATTCTTTCTTGAATAAAGGTTActgtatatttttattaattatttcttcTATAATTTCTATTCATTATTTATGAGGGTAAAAAGTTTCAATGATTGAAGATTGGATCACTGAACTGTATGgcaattaaaataatttaaaaaattggataaatttaaggtgccttctatggttactttgtttttgacaaagtaccattactttggtgtgttttcaccattagatgatggagcataaaattaatccaatggtgaaaacacacaaagtaaggcttactttgttaaaaacaaagtaagcatagtcttTACCTAAATTTAAATTACAAGTTACAATGTTTAGAAAATTCCTTCTTTTAATTGCCATGAGTCGTCATATGGCATGAGTTGCCAAATGGTTTTCATGTGGCGATACGTGCTAAGCATATTAACGATTTGGATTTTTGAAAAAGTTGATGTGATTGCGACATTAATAACAcctttacatatatatttaacatATGTCActacattataattaaaaatatttaaaaaaatgaattggataaatttaaattacagattaaaatatttagaaaattcttttttttgtttttaattttcacaTATGTGTTAAGCATTTTGTGAAGTCTTATTAATATAGCATTTACATAACTTTCTGGTTATCTAAATCATTGAATTCAATCGTTACTTTACTGGCATAAATTTCTATAATGACTTTATTGTATGAAAAACTATATCAGCAATGCATAAAACTTATTCAGTATACTATGGAAAGTTTTTACTTTCCTATGATTGTTAGATTGATTTTTAAAAAAGatcaaattatattaatttagtatGAAATATATAGATTAATTCAATAAGAGGTTGAATATATTTATGTTATTCGCCCACAGTTTCTGTTTGTGAGATATCTATCTATGTTCCTGAAAGTGGGCGAATATGACAGTGTAATGATGAAATTGAAAATTATGTTAAAAGACAAAGAAAACTGCcaagaaaataaacaaagaTTAGGATTAATCCAAATAAAAAACAAGTAGAGAAAGTTCCTTTCCTTTGATTGGAAAGAATCTTTTGGCATTATTGGATTAACAAGTGGCCAAATCTTGAAACCATATAAGTATACATTTTAAACAGAGGGAATCTCGGAATTGTCTTCCTCAACCCAATATTTATTCATTTGGAGCAAAATGGGATAAGCCAGAATAGATTCATTCATCATCATCACTTCTTTCTAGATATAATACTTCAACTTGCTTCATGCTTATAATATTCATTTAGCCTTAATACTTTCGTCATTCCGTCGACTCAACTAGTCATATTTTGTCATTTAGCCTCCTCTATTTAGAGCATATTGAAGTTATTGCGAGTgcttaaaattttcaaataaagtaGCAACATTTTGGCAATATTGCTTTAAGGGATAAAAACCAAACTTAACCATAACGTTTTAAGGGAAATGCggatttaattttaatgtacgaaatgatacaaatttaattctaatgTTTCCAAATAAGATTAATATTAACCCTACATTATCGACAATTAGAAAATACTAGTTTGACTGTTGTTTAACTGTCACTCCAGACACATGTTTAAGTTTGTCTCATCGGTTACCTAGAAAAAAACGTCTGTACCCTGCGGTTAGGGTTTTTCGTCGTACCCTAACTTGGGGTTCAAGGTTCTCGTTATTCCTCTCCTTAGTCGATCAAATAATCTCTACCGATTCCTTTTACTGATCCCGCCCAACATTCCCCCATCCACAGACCCTGCTACTGCGTTATCAGTATGGAATCCCTCTCCTACGACTGCCTGAATCTATCACTAGAGGAAGAAGATGCCGCCTCGGTTGTAATCGCGACGACAGACAACAACATATCCTATGATCTCCGCTGGAGTTGTATAGGCAGCTTCATAACAAACCGAGTGATCAACGCTGAAGGTATGAAAATCACACTCTCTAAATTATGGAAACCTGCAGGAGGAATCTCTATAGTTGAGCTTGAAGAAGGAAGGTTTCTGTTCCAATTTAATCACATATTTGACCTAAATGCTGTACTCAACGGTGGACCATGGTCCTTCGATAACCGGCTCTTGATTCTGAAGAGAGTAGAACGACAGGAAGATTTCTACAAGATCCAGCTGCATGAAACCCCGTTTTGGATTCAGCTTCATGACTTACCGGGAGGCTTTCGGTCTGAGAAAACGGCTGTTATTTGTGGTTCGTATATAGGGACTGTCATCCGGACGGATCCTAGGGATTATACGGAACCGTTTATAGGCTATCTGCGAGTTCAAGTCTCATTGGATACCAGTAAAGCTCTGAAACGTCGTATGAAACTTGGGACAGCAGGTTCTAACTGGGTTTGGATTAACTTCAAGTACGAAAGACTTCCgcacttctgcttcttttgtgGGTTAATCGGACACGTTGAAAGGGACTGTGCAAGCTTTAGAGCCCTTCATGATCCGGATCATCCAATGTTATATGGGGCTTTATTTAGAGCGGCACCTAGACGAATGGTTCAGAATTCCTCTCCATGGCTCAAATCAACCCCCCTGCTACTACATCCGAATAATGCCAGAATTACCTCAACAGCAGGTAACTCACCTCAAGCAGAAAGCCCTCGAGGTAAATGAGAATATTACACAGGAGGAGGAGGAGTTCCGAACCCTTACAGATGTGAAAAGGAAGAGAGACTCTGAGTCTGATTCGAAGTCCGCCCCGATGGAAGGCATTGAGAATGAAATAGAGATATCGGCAGGTTCCACAGAAGGGGCCAGCCGGAAGCCATGACGTGCTTATCCTGGAACTGTCGAGGAGTGGGCAACCTCGAGAAAGTGCGAGAGCTCAAGGAGCTCGTTCTAGTCCATAAACCAGCTATAATCTTCCTTATGGAGACGATGGTTGGAGAAAGTGCTATTTTAAATGTAAAGAGGTCTATCGGGTTAGACAAACACTTTGTAGTTAGTAATGAGCGAAGAGGGGGCAGAGTGGTTTTATTCTGGAAGAATGAGGTGACGgtaaatcttttaaaatttagttACAATTTCATTGATGTTTGTATTTCAAGTGGAGGTAGCCCAGATTGGCGATTCACTGGTTTTTATGGCTTCCCAAAACGTGGAAGAAGAGC encodes:
- the LOC136220464 gene encoding transcription repressor OFP16-like; translated protein: MGRNLHMCFTKIKESESPNSPIDNFKNYNSLYDYTFDSTSKSPPPPRRLSSSSSEPDFATVFASQRFFFSSPGRSNSIVESTEESSDSPVSQKCKAPISDLSDRSITSESWRSPKVKDSVAVPTYSPDPYLDFRQSMEEMVEARGLMDVKGNWENLHELLLCYLALNPKSTHKFIVRAFADLLVSLLASPLSPPSPMEE